One segment of Agromyces albus DNA contains the following:
- a CDS encoding pilus assembly protein CpaE: MISRELAIALRDAGLVWRPESGDRFQLDLPGDVEPEVEADVFTVSDMTIEAHRYPTGTILGFNGTTEWALDSVSLGDAVWLPREDQLRELLRSTFRTLRRLDDAFEVEIELGDEHKRFEHPDVAEAYGLALLELVSRSR; this comes from the coding sequence GTGATCAGTCGCGAGCTCGCGATCGCGCTGCGGGATGCCGGGCTCGTGTGGCGTCCCGAATCGGGCGATCGGTTCCAGCTCGACCTGCCGGGCGACGTGGAGCCCGAGGTCGAGGCCGACGTGTTCACGGTGAGCGACATGACGATCGAGGCGCATCGCTACCCCACCGGTACGATCCTCGGGTTCAACGGCACGACCGAATGGGCGCTCGACTCCGTCTCCCTCGGCGACGCCGTGTGGCTGCCGCGCGAAGACCAGTTGCGCGAGCTGCTCCGATCGACGTTCCGCACGCTGCGGCGGCTCGACGACGCGTTCGAGGTCGAGATCGAGCTCGGCGACGAGCACAAGCGGTTCGAGCATCCGGATGTCGCTGAGGCCTACGGGCTCGCACTCCTCGAGCTCGTGTCGCGCTCGCGCTGA
- a CDS encoding ABC transporter ATP-binding protein, producing the protein MSSFVIEASGLSKSFGSTHALAGVDLAVRQGESLAIMGASGSGKTTLLHCLAGITRPDAGTVGFHSGAGRVDVMALSERERSRLRREAFGFVFQQGLLIPELTAVENVALSLMLNGMPRARAEEYGAGWLAALGLAGLEQRRIGQLSGGQAQRVAIARAQVTGASVVFADEPTGALDSATSSDVMGALLDSTVGQGRTLVLVTHDAGVASRCSRIVDMRDGRVVAERVPA; encoded by the coding sequence ATGAGCTCCTTCGTGATCGAGGCATCCGGCCTCAGCAAGTCATTCGGGTCGACGCACGCGCTCGCGGGCGTCGACCTCGCCGTGCGCCAGGGCGAGTCGCTCGCCATCATGGGCGCGTCGGGTTCGGGCAAGACGACGCTGCTGCACTGCCTCGCAGGAATCACTCGCCCCGACGCCGGCACGGTCGGCTTCCACTCCGGCGCCGGGCGGGTCGACGTGATGGCGCTCAGCGAGCGCGAGCGTTCCCGGCTGCGCCGCGAGGCGTTCGGGTTCGTCTTCCAGCAGGGGCTCCTCATTCCGGAGCTCACCGCGGTCGAGAACGTCGCGCTCTCGCTCATGCTGAACGGGATGCCGCGCGCCCGCGCCGAGGAGTACGGCGCCGGATGGCTCGCGGCACTCGGCCTCGCCGGCCTGGAGCAGCGACGCATCGGCCAGCTCTCGGGCGGCCAGGCGCAACGCGTCGCGATCGCGCGAGCTCAGGTGACCGGGGCATCCGTCGTCTTCGCCGACGAGCCCACCGGTGCACTCGACTCGGCGACGTCGTCCGACGTCATGGGGGCGCTCCTCGACTCGACCGTCGGGCAGGGGCGCACGCTCGTGCTCGTGACGCACGACGCCGGCGTCGCGAGTCGCTGCTCGCGGATCGTCGACATGCGCGACGGCCGGGTCGTGGCCGAGCGGGTGCCGGCATGA
- a CDS encoding FtsX-like permease family protein, whose protein sequence is MGFTYQALAVIALVLLVVPLVSLGGAAARLSARRRDDRLATLRLLGATPATVSALAVIESAVLALVGAVLGVAVHLALVPALALIEFRGEALGAAGVLLPWPALVAMPFGVAMLAAVSAVLGLRQVVISPLGVRTKQDAPKLHWLRIVIGVGVIIVAFGVMSAIQVAPTAMAILAMLVLGFGGTLAVLNLIGPWVIRLVARGQAGRAKTPQRLLAARTVLESPKAAWRQVGGVAMTSFMAVFAGAGVSVLGALESDSDAAMRVLVTDIRTGILITVIGSFLMVACSVGVNQAAGILDRGELYRSLDMLGMPTRTMDAARRRAVMSPLRITAIGSAVTAAIVMLPLTGAALIVAPVSLLVIAGVLAAGIGIVWLGLVATRPVLERAAAG, encoded by the coding sequence ATGGGCTTCACCTACCAGGCGCTCGCCGTCATCGCGCTCGTGCTGCTCGTCGTGCCGCTCGTGTCGCTCGGCGGCGCGGCCGCCCGGCTCTCGGCGCGCCGGCGCGACGACCGCCTCGCGACGCTGCGGCTGCTCGGCGCGACGCCCGCGACGGTGTCGGCGCTCGCGGTGATCGAGTCGGCCGTGCTCGCGCTCGTCGGCGCCGTGCTCGGCGTGGCGGTGCATCTCGCGCTCGTGCCGGCGCTCGCGCTCATCGAGTTCCGCGGCGAGGCGCTCGGTGCCGCCGGCGTGCTGCTGCCGTGGCCGGCGCTCGTCGCCATGCCGTTCGGCGTCGCGATGCTCGCCGCCGTGAGCGCGGTGCTCGGCCTTCGGCAAGTGGTGATCTCGCCGCTCGGCGTGCGCACGAAGCAGGATGCCCCGAAGCTGCACTGGCTGCGCATCGTGATCGGGGTGGGCGTCATCATCGTCGCGTTCGGCGTGATGAGCGCGATCCAGGTCGCGCCAACGGCGATGGCGATCCTCGCGATGCTCGTGCTCGGCTTCGGCGGAACGCTCGCGGTGCTGAACCTCATCGGCCCGTGGGTCATCCGCCTCGTCGCACGCGGGCAGGCCGGGCGCGCGAAGACGCCCCAGCGACTCCTCGCGGCGCGCACCGTGCTCGAGTCGCCGAAAGCCGCGTGGCGGCAGGTCGGCGGGGTCGCGATGACGAGCTTCATGGCGGTCTTCGCAGGCGCCGGCGTCTCGGTGCTCGGGGCGTTGGAGTCGGACTCGGATGCCGCGATGCGAGTGCTCGTGACCGACATCCGCACCGGCATCCTCATCACGGTGATCGGCTCGTTCCTCATGGTCGCGTGCTCGGTGGGCGTCAACCAGGCCGCCGGCATCCTCGACCGGGGCGAGCTCTACCGCAGTCTCGACATGCTCGGCATGCCGACGAGGACGATGGATGCCGCGCGCCGCCGTGCCGTCATGTCGCCCCTGCGCATCACCGCGATCGGGTCGGCCGTGACAGCCGCGATCGTGATGCTGCCGCTCACCGGCGCGGCTCTTATCGTCGCCCCGGTCTCGCTCCTCGTCATCGCCGGGGTGCTCGCGGCGGGGATCGGCATCGTGTGGCTCGGACTCGTCGCCACCCGACCTGTGCTGGAGCGCGCCGCTGCGGGTTAG
- a CDS encoding ABC transporter ATP-binding protein, whose translation MTRTVVRASGLTKRYGTFTAVDAVDFTLEEHRIYGLLGRNGAGKTTIMQMLTGQLFPNAGELEVFGRTPAEHADVLRRMCFIAESQRYPEDFTPAHVFTSAPWFFENWDAAFAEQLISDFRLPVKRRIKKLSRGQLSAVGVIVGLASRAELTFFDEPYLDLDAVARHVFYDRLLADYAEHPRTIVLSTHLIDEVSRLLEHVILIDQGRIILNRDADEVRGSATTVAGARAAVESFVADRAVIGQEALGGLASVTIDGRLDQRDRILAAELGLELAPVSLQQLIVHLTGTELDADSTEQEVAA comes from the coding sequence GCTACGGCACCTTCACGGCCGTCGACGCGGTGGACTTCACCCTCGAGGAGCACCGCATCTACGGTCTCCTCGGGCGCAACGGCGCCGGAAAGACGACCATCATGCAGATGCTCACGGGCCAGCTCTTCCCGAACGCCGGAGAGCTCGAGGTGTTCGGTCGCACTCCGGCCGAGCACGCCGACGTGCTGCGCCGCATGTGCTTCATCGCCGAGTCGCAGCGCTACCCCGAAGACTTCACCCCGGCGCACGTGTTCACGTCGGCCCCTTGGTTCTTCGAGAACTGGGACGCCGCGTTCGCCGAGCAGCTCATCTCCGACTTCCGCCTTCCGGTGAAGCGCCGCATCAAGAAGCTCTCACGCGGCCAGCTCTCCGCCGTCGGCGTGATCGTGGGGCTCGCCTCCCGCGCGGAGCTCACGTTCTTCGACGAGCCGTACCTCGACCTCGACGCAGTCGCACGGCACGTCTTCTACGATCGCCTCCTCGCGGACTACGCCGAGCACCCGCGCACGATCGTGCTCTCGACCCACCTGATCGACGAGGTCTCGAGACTGCTCGAGCACGTGATCCTCATCGACCAGGGCCGAATCATCCTGAACCGCGACGCCGATGAGGTGCGCGGCTCCGCCACGACGGTCGCCGGTGCACGTGCTGCGGTGGAATCGTTCGTCGCGGATCGAGCGGTGATCGGGCAGGAAGCCCTCGGCGGGCTGGCATCCGTCACCATCGACGGCCGACTCGATCAGCGAGACCGAATCCTGGCCGCTGAACTCGGACTCGAGCTCGCACCCGTCTCGCTCCAGCAGCTCATCGTCCATCTCACCGGCACCGAGCTCGATGCCGACTCGACCGAACAGGAGGTCGCCGCATGA
- a CDS encoding SDR family NAD(P)-dependent oxidoreductase, with amino-acid sequence MSWYPLVLPSQAGRRYLVTGANAGIGFFTSARLAGAGAHVVLSGRSPERLEAATSAIRGMVPAASVESIVIDQSSLDSVRVGADRLIGGPPLDGVVANAGLVHAPRQRLESVDGNELVLATNVLGNFALLSQLLPHLAPGARIVGLGSLASMLSTFRMNDLHLTLGYDFWRAYAQSKIAGQVFAFELDRRLRAAGASVSSLVAHPGYSISGRTPRVPGVNEPTTGTRFADSLQAAWAQGKHRGAEVVLHAMTSPVANGGQFWGPRYLTKGPPALHTPTRTSTDAEIGAQFWSFAEQATDSVFAVGG; translated from the coding sequence GTGAGCTGGTACCCGCTCGTCCTGCCGTCCCAAGCCGGGCGGCGCTACCTCGTGACGGGTGCGAACGCGGGCATCGGGTTCTTCACGTCGGCCCGGCTCGCCGGAGCGGGCGCCCACGTCGTGCTGAGCGGACGCAGCCCCGAGCGGCTCGAGGCGGCGACGTCCGCGATCCGCGGCATGGTGCCCGCGGCATCCGTCGAGTCCATCGTCATCGACCAGTCGTCGCTCGACTCGGTGCGCGTGGGAGCCGACCGGCTCATCGGCGGGCCGCCGCTCGACGGCGTCGTGGCGAACGCCGGCCTCGTGCACGCGCCGAGGCAGCGGCTCGAGTCGGTCGACGGCAACGAGCTCGTGCTCGCCACCAACGTGCTCGGCAACTTCGCCCTCCTCTCGCAGTTGCTCCCGCACCTCGCGCCGGGCGCGCGCATCGTCGGGCTCGGTTCGCTCGCGTCGATGCTCAGCACGTTCCGCATGAACGACCTGCACCTGACCCTCGGCTACGACTTCTGGCGGGCCTACGCGCAGTCCAAGATCGCCGGCCAGGTGTTCGCGTTCGAGCTCGATCGCCGGCTGCGGGCCGCCGGCGCGTCCGTGTCGAGCCTCGTCGCGCACCCCGGCTACTCGATCAGCGGCCGCACGCCGCGCGTGCCCGGCGTCAACGAGCCCACGACGGGAACCCGGTTCGCCGACTCGCTGCAGGCGGCGTGGGCGCAGGGCAAGCACCGCGGCGCCGAGGTCGTGCTGCACGCGATGACGTCGCCCGTGGCGAACGGCGGCCAGTTCTGGGGGCCGCGGTACCTGACCAAAGGTCCCCCGGCGCTGCACACGCCCACGCGCACTTCGACCGACGCCGAGATCGGTGCGCAGTTCTGGAGCTTCGCCGAGCAGGCGACCGACTCGGTCTTCGCGGTCGGCGGATGA
- a CDS encoding glutaminase produces the protein MTPIGRVWRLGALLLTTDGALFAAGRVTRAERPARRSITANAVAEQRAYRAAAVAGGFAEGETVNFDARPIELDATALAEASDPLVLDSGEVFVRWSAAQPDALTPLERYLADRVDLLVNPPSGA, from the coding sequence ATGACGCCGATCGGACGAGTGTGGCGCCTCGGTGCGCTGCTGCTCACAACCGACGGGGCGCTTTTCGCCGCCGGGCGGGTGACCCGCGCCGAGCGGCCCGCGCGGCGGAGCATCACGGCGAACGCCGTCGCCGAGCAGCGGGCGTACCGGGCCGCCGCCGTGGCCGGAGGCTTCGCCGAGGGCGAGACGGTGAACTTCGATGCGCGCCCGATCGAGCTCGACGCGACGGCGCTCGCCGAGGCATCCGACCCTCTCGTGCTCGACTCGGGCGAGGTGTTCGTGCGCTGGAGCGCCGCGCAACCCGACGCGCTCACGCCGCTCGAACGCTACCTCGCCGATCGGGTCGACCTGCTCGTGAACCCGCCGTCCGGAGCGTGA
- a CDS encoding endonuclease/exonuclease/phosphatase family protein, with amino-acid sequence MRVISYNLRKHRASGELVGLAEHYAPDILCLQECDTRELPQHIHSLQLANATMKNRLGLAVYYRADLFRAEKVQAFVLKKSLHDHLFRPAHERLVGVRLFDLQAERELIVASFHAAPLTALNSLRRHQIKTALGELQLLGPGLPTLMVGDYNYPIFKDNLGEKVRDSGYELTLSDKRTYTRYKFFRGHFDLATSVGFDISGIETLKRGSSDHMPILANATYSDQMQPLSETRTP; translated from the coding sequence ATGAGAGTGATCAGCTACAACCTTCGAAAGCACCGGGCCAGCGGCGAACTCGTCGGGCTTGCCGAGCACTATGCGCCCGACATCCTGTGCTTACAGGAATGCGACACTCGTGAACTGCCGCAGCACATCCACTCGCTGCAACTCGCGAACGCGACGATGAAGAACCGCCTCGGCCTCGCCGTCTACTATCGCGCCGACCTCTTCCGTGCCGAGAAGGTGCAGGCGTTCGTGCTGAAGAAGTCGCTGCACGACCACCTGTTCCGGCCGGCGCATGAGCGGCTCGTCGGGGTGCGGCTGTTCGACCTCCAGGCCGAGCGCGAGCTCATCGTCGCCTCGTTCCACGCGGCGCCGCTCACGGCGCTCAACTCGCTGCGCCGTCACCAGATCAAGACGGCGCTCGGGGAGCTGCAGCTGCTCGGCCCCGGCCTGCCGACGCTCATGGTCGGCGACTACAACTACCCGATCTTCAAGGACAACCTCGGCGAGAAGGTGCGCGACTCCGGTTACGAGCTCACCCTCAGCGACAAGCGCACCTACACGCGCTACAAGTTCTTCCGCGGGCACTTCGACCTCGCGACCTCCGTCGGCTTCGACATCAGTGGCATCGAGACGCTCAAGCGCGGATCGTCCGACCATATGCCGATCCTCGCGAACGCGACTTACAGCGACCAGATGCAGCCGCTGTCGGAGACCCGCACTCCGTGA
- a CDS encoding alcohol dehydrogenase catalytic domain-containing protein, with amino-acid sequence MHTVVRVGDLDIIVKPSPVALVWSVPGRPHEALAAPGVRLAPGDALVEVELATICGSDVRTVRGDRPAAAPLVLGHEQVGRVVAVGEGAVRADGSPLELGDRVVWSIAVSCGECDRCLRGLTQSCRSLSKYGHERVHRGWELSGSFATHVQLRSGTAIVRVSENMPATVAAPAPCATATAVAALDAASARVDLDGVLVLVTDGGMTGLTVAAMALDADAEVIVSDPDAARRSFARRLGAVAVDPGARAGSPDLLDATLARFAARGIGEPLVAIETSGTTAAASTAISTVGVGGIVVLAGSSAPGSELCLDPGSLVRRLVTVTSVHGATGEQLARAVRFLERTWRTLPFEELVGATHPLAELDAALLEAAGGRHVRVGVAPGRKSL; translated from the coding sequence GTGCACACTGTAGTGCGAGTTGGCGACCTCGACATCATCGTCAAGCCATCGCCCGTCGCGCTCGTATGGAGCGTGCCCGGTCGGCCGCACGAGGCGCTCGCCGCTCCGGGCGTGCGACTCGCGCCCGGCGATGCCCTCGTCGAGGTCGAGCTCGCGACGATCTGCGGCTCCGACGTGCGCACGGTGCGCGGCGATCGCCCCGCGGCCGCGCCCCTCGTGCTCGGACATGAACAGGTCGGACGCGTCGTCGCGGTCGGGGAGGGCGCCGTGCGTGCCGACGGCTCGCCGCTCGAGCTCGGCGACCGCGTGGTGTGGTCGATCGCGGTCAGCTGCGGCGAGTGCGACCGGTGCCTCCGCGGGCTCACCCAGAGCTGCCGCTCGCTCTCGAAGTACGGCCACGAGCGCGTGCACCGCGGCTGGGAGCTCTCGGGGAGCTTCGCCACGCACGTGCAGCTGCGGTCGGGCACGGCGATCGTGCGCGTGAGCGAGAACATGCCGGCCACGGTCGCGGCCCCAGCCCCCTGCGCGACGGCGACGGCCGTGGCCGCCCTCGACGCGGCATCCGCTCGGGTCGACCTCGACGGCGTACTCGTGCTCGTCACCGACGGCGGCATGACCGGGCTCACCGTCGCCGCGATGGCCCTCGACGCCGACGCCGAGGTGATCGTGTCGGATCCGGATGCCGCCCGCCGGTCGTTCGCGCGACGACTTGGCGCCGTCGCAGTCGACCCGGGTGCCCGTGCAGGATCGCCCGATCTCCTCGACGCGACCCTCGCGCGCTTCGCCGCACGGGGGATCGGCGAGCCGCTCGTCGCGATCGAGACGTCCGGCACCACGGCGGCGGCGTCGACCGCCATCTCGACCGTCGGCGTCGGCGGAATCGTGGTGCTCGCCGGCAGCTCGGCGCCGGGCTCGGAGCTGTGCCTCGATCCCGGGTCGCTCGTGCGCCGCCTCGTGACCGTCACATCGGTGCACGGCGCCACCGGCGAGCAGCTGGCCCGCGCCGTGAGGTTCCTCGAGCGCACGTGGCGCACGCTGCCGTTCGAGGAGCTCGTCGGTGCGACGCATCCGCTCGCCGAACTCGACGCGGCCCTGCTCGAGGCCGCCGGCGGACGGCACGTGCGCGTCGGTGTCGCGCCGGGTCGTAAATCGCTGTGA
- a CDS encoding chorismate mutase, translated as MTDRAFDERDAAMSELLGIRSSIDNIDAALIHLLAERFKFTQQVGRLKAAHGLPPSDPDREKRQIARLRALAVDAHLDPAFAEKWFNFVVAEVIQHHEELAGEANGDAAGL; from the coding sequence ATGACTGATCGGGCCTTCGACGAACGGGATGCGGCGATGAGCGAGCTCCTCGGCATCCGCTCGAGCATCGACAACATCGACGCCGCCCTCATCCACCTGCTCGCCGAACGGTTCAAGTTCACGCAGCAGGTGGGCCGGCTGAAGGCCGCGCACGGGCTGCCGCCGAGCGACCCCGATCGCGAGAAGCGGCAGATCGCGCGGCTCCGCGCGCTCGCCGTCGACGCGCACCTCGACCCGGCCTTCGCCGAGAAGTGGTTCAACTTCGTCGTCGCCGAGGTGATCCAGCACCACGAGGAGCTCGCCGGCGAGGCGAACGGCGACGCGGCCGGACTGTGA